A window from Herbaspirillum sp. meg3 encodes these proteins:
- the otnI gene encoding 2-oxo-tetronate isomerase: protein MLRFAANLSMMYNEHAFLDRFAAAAKDGFSGVEFLFPYDFQPEEIKSRLDANGLTQALFNAPPGDWAAGERGIASLPGREDEFKRSIDTALKYTSVIGNKTLHVMAGLIRPEQDRAKHRAVYMDNLSYAAHHADLAGVTVVIEPINTRNIPGFFLNRQDDAQAICAEIGAENLKVQFDCYHCQIVEGDVAVKLKRDMAGVGHIQIAGVPERHEPDIGELNYPYLLKLIDSLGYKGWIGCEYVPAAATSAGLGWLRALAEQGLTELKPR from the coding sequence ATGCTGCGCTTTGCCGCCAACCTGAGCATGATGTACAACGAACATGCTTTCCTCGATCGCTTCGCCGCTGCCGCCAAAGATGGTTTCAGCGGCGTTGAGTTTTTGTTTCCGTATGATTTTCAGCCGGAAGAAATCAAATCGCGTCTCGATGCCAACGGTCTGACGCAAGCCTTGTTCAATGCGCCGCCCGGCGACTGGGCTGCGGGCGAACGCGGCATTGCTTCCTTGCCTGGACGCGAAGATGAATTCAAGCGCAGCATCGACACTGCGCTGAAATACACCAGCGTCATCGGCAACAAGACCTTGCACGTGATGGCCGGCTTGATTCGTCCCGAGCAGGATCGCGCCAAGCATCGCGCCGTCTACATGGACAATCTGTCGTACGCTGCGCACCATGCCGACCTGGCTGGCGTGACGGTGGTGATCGAGCCGATCAACACCCGCAACATTCCGGGCTTCTTCCTGAATCGCCAGGACGATGCGCAAGCCATCTGTGCAGAAATCGGCGCAGAGAATCTGAAGGTGCAGTTTGATTGCTACCACTGCCAGATCGTCGAGGGCGACGTTGCCGTCAAGCTCAAGCGCGACATGGCCGGCGTCGGTCACATCCAGATCGCAGGCGTGCCGGAACGTCATGAACCGGACATCGGCGAGCTGAACTATCCCTATCTGCTCAAACTGATCGATTCGCTGGGTTACAAAGGCTGGATCGGTTGCGAGTACGTCCCTGCGGCCGCGACCTCGGCAGGTCTGGGTTGGTTGCGGGCATTGGCCGAGCAGGGTTTGACTGAACTCAAGCCGCGCTAA
- a CDS encoding FAD-dependent monooxygenase, which produces MNGHTLNSSSAAARKVTDAQSSDICIVGNGAIGKTAALALAQAGLRVNLLAPVQSHATTAEQASWDVRVYAVNQIARDLLSSIKVWDALDASRVAAVDGMAVFGDGDNHAGKLAFDAYSAHVDALAWIVEDRNLNGALDAALKFSPNVRVTNGRAVSLRTDAQGVELQLESGDVLKASLLVGADGGQSWVRGQCDIGLDYRAYGQRAIVTNFACEKAHQGVAYQWFTAAEGIVALLPLPGQRVSLVWSAPDALAETLLRQSAAQLAQHLAKYAGSVLGALTPLEPELVRDFPLTLVKPHAMTAARVALIGDAAHVIHPLAGHGMNLGFADVAALLDVISRREPQRDCGDARVLGRYARARKEEVLLMQLATDGLARLFETNIEPLRVMRNLGLNLVNHLPVLKRRLMAHALGKRT; this is translated from the coding sequence ATGAATGGTCATACATTAAATTCCTCTTCGGCCGCCGCTCGCAAGGTGACGGATGCGCAGTCCAGCGATATCTGCATCGTCGGCAATGGTGCGATCGGCAAGACGGCTGCATTGGCTTTGGCGCAAGCCGGCCTGCGTGTCAATTTGCTGGCGCCCGTTCAGTCGCACGCGACTACCGCCGAGCAGGCGAGCTGGGACGTGCGTGTCTACGCGGTGAATCAGATCGCGCGCGATTTGCTTTCTTCCATCAAGGTCTGGGATGCGCTCGATGCATCGCGTGTCGCTGCCGTGGATGGTATGGCAGTCTTCGGCGATGGCGACAATCATGCGGGCAAGCTGGCCTTTGATGCGTACTCGGCGCATGTCGATGCGCTGGCCTGGATTGTTGAAGACCGTAATCTGAATGGCGCGCTTGATGCGGCACTGAAATTTTCTCCCAATGTGCGCGTGACCAACGGTCGCGCTGTTTCGCTGCGCACGGACGCGCAGGGTGTTGAGCTGCAACTGGAAAGTGGCGACGTGCTGAAAGCGTCTTTGCTGGTCGGTGCCGACGGCGGCCAGTCGTGGGTGCGCGGGCAGTGCGACATCGGACTCGATTATCGCGCCTATGGTCAACGTGCCATCGTCACCAATTTTGCATGCGAGAAAGCGCATCAGGGTGTGGCTTATCAATGGTTCACCGCTGCCGAAGGTATTGTCGCCTTGTTGCCGTTGCCGGGTCAGCGCGTGTCGCTGGTGTGGTCGGCGCCGGATGCATTGGCCGAAACCTTGCTGCGTCAGTCCGCTGCACAATTGGCGCAACATCTGGCCAAATATGCCGGTTCCGTTCTGGGCGCACTGACGCCGCTGGAGCCTGAGCTGGTGCGCGATTTTCCGCTGACGCTGGTGAAGCCGCACGCCATGACTGCGGCACGCGTCGCGCTCATCGGCGATGCGGCGCATGTGATTCATCCGCTGGCCGGACATGGCATGAACCTCGGCTTTGCCGACGTTGCCGCGCTGCTTGACGTCATCAGCAGGCGCGAGCCGCAGCGTGATTGCGGCGATGCACGCGTGTTGGGCCGTTATGCACGCGCCCGCAAGGAAGAAGTTTTGCTCATGCAGTTGGCGACAGACGGTCTGGCCCGCCTGTTTGAAACCAATATTGAACCCTTGCGCGTAATGCGTAATCTGGGATTGAACTTGGTGAATCACCTGCCTGTCTTAAAGCGGCGTTTGATGGCCCACGCGCTCGGCAAACGTACTTAA
- a CDS encoding DsbC family protein, with translation MKKIFALPAALSAVVAAAGLFLACVGGSACAADTTEANIKKLIEPRLGEGAKVESVTKTPYSGLYEVQVDGDVIYTDAKAQYLFIGRVVDSQTYRDLTKEKIQAINKVKFSDLPLDLAIKTVKGNGKRFIAVFEDPNCGYCKRFQKTLQDVDNVTVYTFQYNILAQDSIEKSRNIWCAANPSKAWSDWMMNGKEASAAPVSCNAPHEQVLALGQKMKVTGTPTIIFADGSRIPGAIDAKTLEQKFSTLK, from the coding sequence ATGAAAAAGATTTTTGCACTTCCCGCCGCACTCTCCGCAGTTGTGGCCGCTGCCGGATTGTTTCTGGCTTGTGTCGGCGGTTCGGCATGTGCTGCCGATACGACCGAGGCCAATATCAAAAAACTGATTGAGCCGCGTCTCGGCGAAGGCGCCAAGGTTGAATCCGTGACCAAGACGCCATACTCCGGTCTTTACGAAGTGCAGGTCGACGGCGACGTGATTTACACGGATGCCAAGGCGCAGTACTTGTTCATCGGCCGCGTGGTCGATTCCCAAACCTATCGCGACCTTACTAAGGAAAAGATTCAGGCGATCAACAAGGTGAAGTTCTCCGACCTGCCACTGGACCTGGCGATCAAGACCGTCAAGGGCAACGGCAAGCGTTTCATCGCCGTGTTTGAAGATCCGAACTGCGGCTATTGCAAGCGCTTCCAGAAGACTTTGCAAGACGTCGACAATGTGACCGTCTATACCTTTCAGTACAACATCCTGGCGCAGGATTCGATCGAGAAGTCGCGCAATATCTGGTGCGCCGCCAATCCAAGCAAGGCATGGAGCGACTGGATGATGAACGGCAAGGAAGCATCGGCTGCGCCGGTATCCTGCAATGCACCGCATGAGCAAGTGCTGGCGCTGGGTCAGAAGATGAAGGTCACCGGCACGCCGACCATCATTTTTGCGGACGGCTCGCGTATTCCCGGCGCGATTGACGCCAAGACGCTGGAGCAGAAATTTTCTACATTGAAGTAA
- the pth gene encoding aminoacyl-tRNA hydrolase yields the protein MSIRLIVGLGNPGPEYEQTRHNAGFWLVDNLAGSTRLARETRFNALAAKTFISGNEVWLLEPQTFMNRSGQSVGALARFYKIAPEEVLVVHDELDIPPGSAKIKKGGSSGGHNGLKDITASLGTQDYWRLRIGIGHPRTMGLQQPVADFVLHRPRKEEQALINEAIEKSLDAIPLLCEGKFEAGMMQLHTAAK from the coding sequence ATGTCTATCCGTCTCATCGTCGGCCTCGGCAATCCCGGCCCGGAATACGAGCAAACCCGGCACAATGCCGGCTTCTGGCTGGTAGACAATCTCGCCGGCAGCACCCGTCTTGCACGCGAGACCCGCTTTAACGCGCTGGCCGCGAAAACATTCATCAGCGGCAATGAAGTCTGGTTGCTCGAACCGCAGACTTTCATGAACCGTTCCGGGCAATCTGTGGGCGCATTGGCTCGCTTTTACAAGATCGCACCAGAAGAAGTGCTGGTCGTGCATGACGAACTCGATATTCCGCCCGGCAGCGCCAAGATCAAGAAAGGCGGTTCCTCCGGCGGGCATAACGGCCTCAAGGACATCACCGCCTCGCTCGGCACGCAAGACTACTGGCGCCTGCGCATCGGCATCGGCCATCCGCGCACCATGGGCTTGCAACAGCCTGTCGCCGACTTCGTGCTGCATCGTCCACGCAAGGAAGAACAAGCCTTGATCAATGAGGCCATCGAGAAAAGCCTCGACGCGATTCCATTGCTGTGTGAGGGTAAGTTTGAAGCAGGCATGATGCAGCTGCATACAGCGGCGAAATAG
- a CDS encoding Tex family protein, which translates to MLPSIEQRLALELVAKPVQVAAAIALLDEGATVPFIARYRKEATGGLDDIQLRLLEERLRYLRELESRRAAIIASIEEQGKMTPELLDSIVHAEDKTRLEDLYLPYKPKRRTKAQIAAEAGLTELADALLNDPMLNPEEEAAKYLKPAFTTDNGDNPGVADTKAALDGARQILMERFSEDAALLQSLREYLTEHGVVESKVVEGKQDAGEKFADYFDYSETIGTIPSHRALALFRGRREEMLTVTLRLDTEEEKPKWDAPHNPCEGRIAARFGVSNKGRPADKWLADTVRWAWRVKVFMHLDTELMTGLRERSEAEAINVFARNLKDLLLAAPAGPRATMGLDPGLRTGVKVAVVDATGKVVDTTAIFPHQPRNDWEGSLHTLAKLAEKHNVSLISIGNGTASRETDKLAQDLIKMRPELKLTKIVVSEAGASVYSASEFASKELPDLDVSIRGAVSIARRLQDPLAELVKIDPKSIGVGQYQHDVGQSQLARSLDAVVEDCVNAVGVDVNTASAPLLARVSGLNAAVAQSIVSYRDMKGMFASRAALRDVPRLGDKTFEQAAGFLRVMNGENPLDASAVHPESYPLVEKILADINKDVKGVLGEAALLKSLSPTKYADEKFGVPTVTDILKELEKPGRDPRPEFTTATFKDGVEEIKDLRPDMILEGVVTNVAAFGAFVDIGVHQDGLVHISALSNTFVKDPHTVVKAGQVVKVKVLEVDEKRKRIALTMRLSDSAPVAGSKPEQRGDRNDARRLSQHQGQQSRQQAPANNAMAAAFAKLKG; encoded by the coding sequence ATGTTGCCTTCCATCGAACAACGTTTAGCTCTTGAACTCGTCGCCAAGCCGGTGCAGGTTGCCGCCGCGATTGCCTTACTCGACGAAGGCGCGACCGTGCCGTTTATCGCGCGTTACCGCAAGGAAGCCACCGGCGGGCTGGATGACATCCAATTGCGCTTGCTGGAAGAGCGCCTGCGCTATCTGCGCGAGCTGGAAAGCCGTCGCGCGGCCATCATCGCGTCGATCGAAGAGCAAGGCAAGATGACGCCGGAACTGCTTGATTCCATCGTCCACGCTGAAGACAAGACCCGTCTCGAAGACTTGTACCTGCCGTACAAGCCAAAGCGCCGCACCAAGGCCCAGATCGCAGCAGAAGCCGGTCTGACGGAACTGGCCGATGCTCTCCTGAACGACCCGATGCTCAATCCGGAAGAAGAAGCCGCCAAGTATCTCAAGCCGGCCTTCACCACCGACAACGGCGACAATCCTGGTGTGGCTGATACCAAGGCTGCGCTGGACGGCGCGCGTCAGATTCTGATGGAGCGTTTCTCCGAAGATGCGGCGTTGCTGCAATCGCTGCGCGAATACCTGACCGAACATGGTGTGGTCGAGTCGAAAGTGGTGGAAGGCAAGCAAGATGCCGGTGAAAAATTTGCCGATTATTTCGACTATTCCGAAACCATCGGCACCATTCCTTCGCACCGCGCGCTGGCCTTGTTCCGCGGCCGCCGTGAAGAAATGCTGACCGTAACCCTGCGTCTGGATACGGAAGAAGAAAAGCCGAAGTGGGATGCGCCGCATAATCCCTGCGAAGGCCGCATTGCTGCGCGTTTTGGCGTGAGCAACAAGGGCCGTCCTGCCGACAAATGGCTGGCTGACACCGTGCGCTGGGCGTGGCGCGTGAAGGTCTTCATGCATCTGGATACAGAACTGATGACCGGCCTGCGCGAGCGCAGCGAAGCGGAAGCGATCAACGTCTTCGCCCGCAACCTGAAAGATCTGTTGCTGGCCGCACCTGCAGGTCCACGCGCTACCATGGGTCTTGACCCAGGACTGCGTACCGGCGTCAAAGTGGCGGTGGTCGACGCGACCGGCAAGGTAGTCGACACCACGGCAATCTTCCCGCATCAACCGCGCAATGATTGGGAAGGCTCGCTGCACACGCTGGCCAAGCTGGCCGAGAAGCACAACGTGTCCTTGATCTCCATCGGTAACGGCACGGCATCGCGTGAAACCGACAAGCTGGCGCAAGATCTGATCAAGATGCGTCCTGAGTTGAAGCTGACCAAGATCGTCGTATCGGAAGCCGGCGCATCGGTGTATTCGGCATCCGAATTTGCTTCGAAAGAATTGCCTGATCTGGATGTGTCGATCCGCGGCGCAGTATCGATCGCACGTCGTCTGCAAGATCCGCTGGCGGAGTTGGTCAAGATTGATCCGAAGTCGATCGGCGTGGGGCAGTATCAGCACGATGTCGGCCAATCGCAACTGGCGCGTTCGCTCGATGCCGTTGTCGAGGATTGCGTGAACGCCGTGGGTGTGGACGTCAATACCGCATCGGCGCCGTTGCTGGCGCGTGTGTCGGGTCTGAATGCCGCTGTCGCACAAAGCATCGTGTCGTATCGCGATATGAAGGGCATGTTTGCTTCGCGGGCTGCATTGCGCGATGTGCCTCGCCTGGGCGACAAGACGTTTGAACAGGCCGCAGGTTTCTTGCGCGTGATGAACGGCGAAAATCCGCTGGACGCTTCGGCGGTTCACCCGGAATCGTATCCGCTGGTAGAAAAAATCCTGGCCGATATCAACAAGGACGTCAAAGGGGTGCTGGGTGAAGCCGCATTGTTGAAGTCCTTGAGCCCGACCAAGTATGCCGATGAAAAATTCGGTGTGCCGACCGTGACCGATATCCTGAAAGAGCTGGAAAAACCAGGTCGCGATCCACGTCCGGAATTCACCACTGCGACCTTCAAGGATGGCGTGGAAGAAATCAAGGATCTGCGCCCTGACATGATTCTGGAAGGCGTGGTCACCAACGTGGCAGCCTTCGGCGCCTTCGTCGATATCGGCGTGCATCAGGATGGTTTGGTACACATTTCGGCGTTGTCGAATACCTTCGTCAAGGATCCGCACACGGTGGTGAAAGCCGGGCAGGTTGTGAAAGTGAAAGTGCTGGAAGTCGACGAGAAGCGCAAGCGTATTGCGCTGACGATGCGTTTGTCCGATAGTGCGCCGGTCGCCGGCAGCAAGCCGGAACAGCGTGGCGATCGCAACGACGCGCGTCGTTTGTCGCAGCATCAGGGCCAGCAATCACGTCAGCAAGCGCCTGCGAATAACGCCATGGCGGCAGCTTTCGCCAAGCTGAAGGGCTAA
- a CDS encoding DUF5610 domain-containing protein: protein MAISTTDINTLSTIPQTTNLPANTDAAESTTGTGTTNGADGATQTKLTPEIAKQQLNASILQASLEVSISSQNDPLALVYKSAIENLNDILKPQLGENAIQNAASQDNSPEATAGRILSFIKSTFQMFSLNNSKSADGTDATDGSDTGTDNNAAFDNFMSLIQKGVDQGFSEARGILSGLNVLNGDIASNIDKTYEILKKGIADFVASIKNPTTDDGSTPATGDGSSSTTTTVSVSVSITASRTEVINY from the coding sequence ATGGCAATCAGCACCACCGACATCAATACTTTAAGCACCATCCCACAGACCACCAACCTGCCGGCCAATACGGACGCCGCTGAGAGCACGACCGGCACTGGTACGACTAACGGCGCCGATGGCGCTACACAAACCAAATTGACTCCCGAAATTGCAAAACAGCAATTGAATGCATCGATTCTGCAGGCATCTCTGGAGGTATCGATCAGCTCACAGAATGATCCGCTGGCATTGGTCTACAAGTCAGCCATTGAAAACCTCAATGACATTCTAAAGCCGCAGCTTGGTGAAAATGCAATCCAGAACGCAGCGTCTCAGGACAACAGCCCTGAAGCGACTGCAGGACGCATTCTGTCGTTTATCAAAAGCACATTCCAGATGTTCAGCCTCAATAACTCCAAGAGCGCGGATGGCACGGATGCGACCGATGGCTCCGATACTGGCACCGACAATAACGCTGCCTTCGATAATTTCATGAGCCTGATTCAAAAAGGCGTCGACCAGGGCTTCAGCGAAGCGCGCGGCATCCTGTCGGGACTGAATGTACTCAATGGCGATATCGCCAGCAACATTGACAAGACATACGAGATCCTCAAAAAAGGTATCGCCGATTTCGTCGCATCGATCAAGAATCCAACCACCGATGACGGCTCGACACCAGCAACCGGCGACGGCAGCAGCTCCACAACCACAACAGTTTCAGTTTCTGTTTCAATCACAGCGAGTCGGACCGAAGTCATCAATTATTAA
- a CDS encoding ABC transporter substrate-binding protein produces the protein MQKRAQHQSRHLGAIVIFLLGALTFRPASAVDERPPDNAIVIGQSTDLSGIYSQVSRQFILGANVYFTQLNARGGIQGRPVRLLTMDDKNNPELALKNTEELVNEQKALTLFGYVSAKTAAAVLPFITAQRIPYFAPVSGAKLLYAPFNRHIFTIRASYVDEYRHLLPRFAQIGLKRVAIFNDTAGLPHRALMQSLTAEANIQLVSFESGLGMDVGKTADNLLQSKPDVVMLMSISNDLSSSLIKSLRSKGYLGYFYCASLVCSPLLTDELENAATGMLITQIVPFPWKAALPIVGEYQKAMTKAGIKKFNYLSLEGYIAAKVLSEGLVRAGPHATREKLIAALENLNGKNYKNDGYPINFSSTNHQGSTYVDLTTVGKAGVIVN, from the coding sequence ATGCAGAAACGCGCTCAGCACCAGAGTCGCCACCTTGGCGCAATCGTCATTTTTCTTCTCGGCGCACTTACTTTTCGGCCTGCAAGCGCCGTCGATGAACGCCCTCCGGACAACGCGATCGTCATCGGCCAGTCCACCGATCTGAGCGGCATCTATTCTCAGGTTTCGCGTCAGTTCATCCTGGGTGCAAATGTCTATTTCACCCAGCTCAATGCACGTGGTGGAATTCAGGGACGGCCTGTCCGCCTGCTGACGATGGACGACAAAAACAATCCTGAACTGGCATTGAAAAACACAGAGGAATTAGTCAACGAGCAAAAGGCGCTAACCCTGTTTGGTTACGTGAGCGCCAAAACTGCGGCGGCCGTTCTGCCTTTCATTACCGCGCAGAGAATTCCCTACTTCGCCCCGGTGTCAGGTGCAAAACTGCTCTATGCCCCATTTAATCGCCACATCTTTACCATTCGTGCGAGTTATGTCGACGAGTATCGCCACCTGCTGCCGCGTTTCGCCCAAATTGGTCTGAAACGGGTAGCTATTTTCAACGACACTGCCGGCCTTCCGCATCGCGCATTGATGCAGAGCCTGACCGCCGAAGCCAATATTCAACTGGTTTCCTTCGAAAGCGGTTTAGGGATGGACGTCGGAAAAACAGCAGACAATCTTCTGCAATCCAAACCTGATGTCGTCATGCTCATGAGCATTTCGAATGACCTCAGCAGCTCGCTGATCAAAAGTCTGCGTAGCAAGGGCTACCTCGGCTACTTCTATTGCGCCTCGCTGGTGTGCAGCCCCTTGCTGACGGACGAACTTGAAAACGCCGCCACCGGTATGCTCATCACGCAGATAGTCCCCTTTCCTTGGAAGGCAGCGCTGCCGATTGTCGGTGAATATCAAAAAGCCATGACCAAGGCAGGCATCAAAAAATTCAACTATTTGAGCCTGGAAGGTTATATCGCCGCCAAAGTTTTGTCCGAAGGTCTGGTACGCGCAGGTCCTCACGCAACACGCGAAAAATTGATTGCCGCTTTGGAAAATCTCAATGGCAAGAATTATAAGAACGATGGATATCCCATCAATTTTTCGAGCACAAACCACCAGGGTTCAACCTACGTCGACTTGACGACCGTAGGAAAAGCAGGCGTCATCGTGAATTAG
- a CDS encoding deoxyguanosinetriphosphate triphosphohydrolase — MTQDAPLQLAPYAAHAARSAGRRFTEPAPGSRTEFQRDRDRIVHSTAFRRLEYKTQVFVNHEGDLFRTRLTHSIEVAQIARSCARNLRLNEDLVEAISLAHDLGHTPFGHAGQDELNSCMKDFGGFEHNLQSLRVVDDLEQHYGAFDGLNLTFETREGILKHCSLPNARQLGAIGQRFIDKKQPGLEAQLANLADEIAYNNHDIDDGLRSGLLTLAQLGEVDFFARHQREAAQAFPGITGRRAINETVRRMINALIVDLIHTSQANIAAVDPKSIDDVRNAAPLIAFSEAMKEEAAILKRFLRQNLYRHYQVNRMTSKARRIIAELFHAFISQPNLLPPDYQVSAQVSSEDDDTRRRQARKVADYIAGMTDRYAMREHRRLFMVEEL, encoded by the coding sequence ATGACCCAAGACGCGCCGCTCCAATTAGCTCCCTATGCCGCACATGCAGCGAGATCGGCAGGACGGCGTTTCACGGAACCAGCGCCCGGTTCGCGCACGGAGTTTCAGCGCGACCGCGACCGCATCGTTCACTCCACAGCATTCCGTCGCCTCGAATACAAAACCCAGGTCTTCGTCAATCATGAAGGCGACCTGTTCCGTACGCGTCTCACCCACAGTATCGAAGTCGCGCAGATCGCCCGATCCTGCGCGCGCAATCTGCGACTCAATGAAGATCTGGTGGAAGCCATTTCACTGGCGCATGACCTTGGCCATACACCCTTCGGCCATGCCGGCCAGGACGAGCTCAACAGCTGCATGAAGGACTTCGGCGGCTTTGAACACAATCTCCAGAGCCTGCGCGTGGTCGATGATCTGGAACAACACTATGGCGCTTTTGACGGTCTCAACCTGACCTTCGAAACGCGCGAAGGTATCCTCAAGCATTGTTCGCTGCCCAACGCACGGCAACTCGGCGCGATCGGCCAACGCTTTATCGACAAGAAACAACCTGGACTGGAAGCGCAGCTGGCCAACCTCGCCGACGAGATCGCCTACAACAATCACGATATCGATGATGGTTTGCGCTCCGGCCTGCTGACGCTGGCGCAACTGGGCGAAGTGGATTTCTTCGCGCGCCATCAGCGCGAAGCAGCGCAAGCCTTTCCCGGCATCACCGGTCGCCGCGCCATCAATGAAACAGTGCGTCGGATGATCAATGCCCTCATCGTCGACTTGATCCACACGTCACAAGCCAACATCGCCGCCGTCGATCCGAAAAGCATCGACGACGTACGCAATGCGGCGCCACTCATCGCCTTCTCTGAAGCGATGAAAGAGGAAGCAGCGATACTCAAACGCTTCCTGCGCCAGAATCTGTATCGCCATTATCAGGTCAATCGCATGACCAGCAAGGCGCGCCGGATCATCGCGGAGTTGTTCCATGCGTTCATTTCTCAACCCAACCTGCTGCCGCCGGACTATCAGGTTTCAGCGCAGGTGAGCAGCGAAGACGACGATACGCGTCGACGCCAGGCCCGCAAGGTAGCTGATTACATCGCAGGTATGACGGATCGCTATGCCATGCGCGAACACCGCCGTCTGTTCATGGTGGAAGAACTTTAG
- the aroKB gene encoding bifunctional shikimate kinase/3-dehydroquinate synthase AroKB, whose product MSGSIFLVGLMGAGKTTIGRALAKKLNKRFVDSDHEIESRTGTTIPVIFEIEGEESFRRREADVIRELSAQQDIVLATGGGAILRAETREYLKQRGTVIYLRAGINQILQRTGRDKNRPLLQTADPRRKLEELSRQRDPYYREVADFVIETGRPNVQFLVQSILSQLELTPKPTADMLMAEAQPESPATTASASAFASINIISAESTMTASTHSTIALQVDLGERSYPITIGYGLLSNPELLTRHVAGKRAAIVTNDKVGPLYLAQVQKLLEDAGKQVTAIVLPDGEEEKTWNSLMKVFDVLLAEKCDRKTTMIALGGGVIGDLTGFAAASYMRGVPFIQIPTTLLSQVDSSVGGKTGINHPLGKNMIGAFYQPQAVIADTATLHTLPARELSAGLAEVIKHGAIIDAPFFDWIEANIDKLVAKDNAALAYSIQRSCEIKAEVVRQDEREGGLRAILNFGHTFGHAIESGLGYGEWLHGEAVGCGMVMAADLSQRLGFIDIATKDRLTALVNAAGLPVVAPNLGTQRWLELMEVDKKNEGGQIKFILIKPLGQPLITSVPQDILLQTLAACTEN is encoded by the coding sequence ATGAGTGGAAGCATCTTTCTTGTCGGCCTGATGGGCGCCGGCAAGACAACCATAGGGCGTGCCCTGGCGAAAAAATTGAATAAGCGCTTCGTCGATTCGGATCACGAGATCGAGTCGCGTACCGGCACAACCATTCCTGTGATCTTTGAGATCGAAGGCGAGGAAAGTTTTCGCAGGCGAGAAGCCGACGTTATCCGCGAACTGAGCGCCCAGCAAGATATTGTTCTTGCCACCGGTGGTGGCGCCATTCTGCGCGCCGAAACACGTGAATACCTCAAGCAGCGCGGCACCGTGATTTATCTGCGCGCAGGCATCAATCAGATTCTGCAGCGCACCGGCCGTGACAAAAACCGGCCGCTGCTGCAAACAGCGGATCCGCGCCGCAAGCTCGAAGAACTGTCGCGTCAGCGTGATCCCTACTACCGTGAAGTCGCCGACTTCGTCATTGAAACCGGCCGCCCGAATGTACAATTTCTGGTGCAATCCATCCTGAGTCAGCTTGAACTCACGCCGAAGCCGACTGCCGACATGTTAATGGCAGAGGCTCAGCCTGAAAGCCCTGCGACTACTGCATCTGCATCTGCATTTGCATCAATTAACATCATTTCAGCTGAATCCACCATGACTGCATCTACCCATTCCACCATTGCCCTGCAAGTTGACCTGGGAGAACGCAGCTATCCGATCACCATCGGCTACGGCCTGTTGTCCAATCCCGAATTGCTGACGCGCCACGTTGCCGGCAAGCGCGCCGCCATCGTCACCAACGACAAGGTCGGCCCGCTCTATCTGGCACAGGTGCAGAAACTGCTGGAAGACGCAGGCAAGCAGGTAACAGCTATCGTGCTGCCGGACGGCGAAGAAGAAAAAACCTGGAACAGCCTGATGAAAGTGTTCGATGTCCTGCTCGCTGAAAAATGCGATCGCAAGACCACCATGATCGCACTGGGCGGCGGCGTCATCGGCGACCTGACCGGCTTTGCCGCGGCGTCGTACATGCGCGGCGTGCCTTTCATCCAGATCCCGACCACGTTGCTGTCGCAGGTCGACTCCTCAGTCGGGGGCAAGACCGGCATCAATCATCCGCTCGGCAAAAACATGATCGGCGCGTTCTATCAGCCGCAAGCCGTGATCGCAGATACCGCGACGCTGCACACGCTGCCGGCGCGCGAACTATCGGCGGGACTGGCTGAAGTCATCAAGCACGGCGCCATTATCGACGCCCCCTTCTTCGACTGGATCGAAGCCAACATCGACAAGCTTGTCGCCAAAGACAATGCGGCACTGGCGTATTCAATCCAGCGCTCCTGCGAAATCAAAGCCGAAGTCGTGCGTCAGGACGAACGCGAGGGCGGCCTGCGCGCGATTCTCAATTTCGGCCATACCTTCGGCCACGCCATCGAGTCAGGCCTCGGCTACGGCGAATGGCTGCACGGCGAAGCCGTCGGCTGCGGCATGGTGATGGCGGCCGATCTGTCGCAACGCCTCGGCTTCATCGACATCGCCACCAAGGATCGACTGACAGCGCTGGTCAACGCTGCCGGCCTGCCGGTCGTCGCACCGAATCTCGGTACACAGCGCTGGCTGGAACTGATGGAAGTCGACAAGAAAAATGAAGGTGGCCAGATCAAGTTCATCCTGATCAAACCGCTCGGTCAGCCACTGATCACCAGCGTACCGCAAGACATCCTGCTGCAGACATTGGCAGCATGCACGGAGAATTGA